The following proteins are co-located in the Apium graveolens cultivar Ventura chromosome 5, ASM990537v1, whole genome shotgun sequence genome:
- the LOC141723818 gene encoding cyclin-B1-2-like, which yields MEGTKIIEQGIGELKNDALRFGLQGVKSDIVGSHPLESSYHSASIRQEEMKRKILANTYGSAFPLKMELDRKILSRFQRPPGAIPSSMLGLESMTGALENFGVEDFLNDPRDSETLRTADMHHGMEVRLGISKGPVCPNFM from the exons ATGGAAGGAACAAAGATAATTGAGCAAGGAATTGGAGAGCTAAAGAACGATGCGCTTCGTTTTGGTCTTCAAGGTGTCAAGAGCGACATCGTTGGATCTCATCCCCTTGAATCTTCTTATCATTCT GCCAGCATAAGACAAGAGGAGATGAAGAGGAAAATACTGGCCAATACTTATGGCTCAGCTTTCCCACTTAAGATGGAGCTGGATCGAAAGATTCTTTCCAG GTTTCAGAGGCCTCCAGGTGCAATACCATCCTCCATGCTGGGCTTGGAATCTATGACAGGAGCTCTGGAGAACTTTGGTGTTGAAGATTTCCTCAATG ATCCACGCGACTCAGAGACACTGCGCACCGCTGACATGCATCATGGAATGGAAGTTCGCCTGGGTATCTCCAAGGGGCCAGTCTGCCCTAATTTCATGTGA